DNA from Micromonospora sp. M71_S20:
GCGAAGAGGAACTCGCGAATGACGTCGTGATAGAACGTCAGGCCGCTGGTCGGTCCGGACCGCACGAGCCCTGTCGCCGAGGACGCGGTGACATCATCAGCATTGTCTGAGTCGGCTTGGATCGGGGGGAGCAGGTGGTGAGGCCATGCTGCGGCGAGCTGCCGTCGCGCAAGGGCGGTCAGGGCCGCGGTGGCGCGTTCGACATCCAGGCCTGCGGCTTTCAAGATCGAAGCGACGCAGAATTCCACGAGCCGGTAGGCGTTGGTTTCTCCGAGCGGTTCAGTCGACTTGGCGGCCCGGATGAGGCTCATGTACAGCGGCAGACGCACCAGGTTGCGGATCTTCGCGGGTAGCGTGTCGAACGAGGGCTCGCCCTCGTGCCGCCGGGCGTTCCACACCTGCCGAGCGGTGCCAGTGTCCCAGCGTCCGAGCGGTAGCGAGGCACCAACGCCGGGATCCTGACCGGGGACGACCGCTGCCGCCAGGACGGGATAGGGCGCGAGCTCGATTTCCGGTGGCGTACGCAGCACGAGGAGAAACCGCAAATTCTTCGAGAGCACCTGCCGCAGCGTGGCGTCCAGTTGGCGGCAGACCTTGTCGACCACAGCGCGGGACTGCGGACTGTCGATGACGACCAACAGCGGCCGGGACAGGCTCTGGCTCTCGTCTTCCAGAGTCAACAGGGGATCCTCGCCGGCTGGCAGGGAACCGTAGCGGAGGATCTCTCGCGCCAGATCGAGGTCCCCACTCCACGAGTCCGTGGTCAGCAGCTGAACATCCACACCGGGAACCTGCGCCGCCAGGTGGCGGGTGAAGCTGGACTTGCCGCAGCCCGGGGGACCGGTGACCAGGAAGACGCGGGAGGTCGAGGCCAACAAGTCCGCCACCAGCCGCTGGACGTCGGCCGGCGGCACATAGCCAAGGTCGTCGGGATGCTGGACACCGAACGCCGCGAGCACGGCAGCGGTCCGTTCTCTGGTGCGGGTACCGAGGTCTTGCCCTGTCGGCTGAGGGCCGTCGACGGGTGGCGGCGGTTGGCTTGGCACGGTAGCGGCTGCCGCCTGGAGGGCCTGAGCGAAGCGCTGCCTGACCTCGGTCGATGCCCGTGCAAGGTCGACGTCGAGCATCTGCTGGGTCTCGTAGCGCATTCGGCTTGTGGCGCCGCGTTTTTCCCAGTTGGAGACAGCCGTCGGAGTGAGCCCCAGGTGCTCGGCGAAGCCGCGCACGCTCATACGCAGCGCCAGGCGCAATGCTTTCGCCTCGCGGCCCGTCCACCGCCGTACCGTCTCCACGGGTATCCCCCAGGCCATGCACTCAGCGTCAAAGCGACTATCCGCTGATCAGTTTGCACGATGCCCCAGCGACATGGACACGCGACTGCGTGTCCGGCCGGTTCGGGGGTGGGCCAGCCTGACCCGGTCACACCCTGGACGAGTCCGCTCCGAAGCGGCGTTCGCCGCGCTGGCCGGTGCGGCCCCTACCGGCCTCGTCAGGCAATACCATCCGACACCGGCTCAGCCCGCGGCGGTGACCGACGCCTGAGCCGAGCGCTCTACACCGTCGCGCTGGTCCGCATGGGCCACGATGCCCGCACCCGCGACTACGTCACCCGCCGCACCAGCGAGGGCCGCACCAAACGCGAGATCATGCGCAGCCTCAAGCGCTACATCAGCAGACAATTCTTCCGGACTCTGAATGGCGCCAACCCAGCCATCCCCCCCACTTGACAGCTATAGAAGCATCTCATTGGGTGCATGTGACAAAACGCGCCCGTCCTGGAGCTGCCTCGTGGGGAGGGCCCTGGCCTCCCACCCGTCGCCCTTTCGGGGGAAGGCCGTGAGCGCCTGGCTGCCACCATGAGCATCACCGTCGCGCAGGCGTGAAATCGACTCAGCAGTTTTTCGGAAATGGAATTAAATGGTTGGATTGGGTGCGGCGTATCACGGTTGCGGCCAGGGCGAGTGCCGACGATAGAGTGCGGCGGGCTGAGTCAGGAAGTTGTCCGAGGCAGAGGCCGCTTGCGCTGATCATCTGCCGCAGTGGGCCGTGGTGTTCGGGACCGACGGCTGGGTTTTTGAGGAGTTCACGCGCGGCGTTGGCATCCTGTTCCTGGAATACCTCTGTGGCCAGCCGATCGATCACGGCGGCTGCGGCGGCTGTGGGAAGGTCGGGGGAAAGGTCGAGGGCGGTGAGGATTAGTCGGGTGCGAAATAGCGAGAGTCCGGAACCGAGCGCCATATTTGATGCGACGCGGTGCGCTGGGTCACCGACGCGATCAACGCCTTTGGCCCACAGAACACGCGCAGCACCGTCCTCAACCAGGTCGGTTTGGCCAGCGCGTACTTCCTGGCAGACGCTCCCGACCTAGCGATGCACGCCGGCAACACCGCCCAGAAACAGGCCGAGACGCTGACCTCGCCGCGCGTGATTGAACGGATCGCCAACCTACGTCGAGACGCCACGCAACACATGCATTTGCCGGAGGTCGCCGACTTCATACGGGCTCTGCCTCGACCCACCTCAGTCGCATGACAGGCGCAGATGGCCGGTTCACCGCAGCGGCGATGCGGCGTGCACTTGCGAACATCTCCGGCCAGCTCGGCGTCGATGACGCGGACGCTCGTTTGTTGAGGCTGACGAACAACGCCGTCTTCGCGTTGCCGGCCGCCGGGCTGGTTGTGCGAATCACGCGCACGTATCGGTTGCACGCACGCGTGCACAAGGTCGCGGAGCTAAAGGATGTCTCGTAACCCAGTGAAGGCGTTGCCTGGCAACGGTGCTGGTGTCACCCCGCGAGGATGATGTTGTGGAGATGGGCGATGCCGGAAGCGGTGTCGGTCAATGTGCTGGCGGCGCGGCGGTAGTCGCGCAGGATCTTGAAGCACTTCATGCGGGCCAGGGCGTGTTCGACCTGCGCGCGGACGGTGCGGTGTTGCTTGTTCAGCTCCTTCTTCCACTCGGGTAACTCGCTGCCGTCGGCGGGCTTGCGGTACGGGATGATCACGTCGGGGTTGCCGCGGTAGGCACCGTCGGCCATGACAGGCCGTCCGGCCAGCTTCTGGTCGATGCCCGAGGTGCGGTAGACGATGGTGTCGTTGCGGTTGCCGGGTTGCGGGTCGCCGAGGGCCACGACGAGGCGGGTGTGGGCGTCAATGGCGACCTGCAGATTCGTGCTGTAGCGGTAGTTCTTGCTCGGGGCGGCCAGCCGGTGGTCCCGGGTCGGGACCAGGGTGCCGTCGACGATGGTGACCTGGTCGACCCGACGCCGGCGCCCCGGCGCCAGAGCGAGCAGGGGTCCGACGGTGTCGATGACCCGGTGCGCGGCGGAGTGCGACACCCCGAACAGCGGGCCGATCTGCCGCATCGTCAGGTTCGTGCGCCAGTACGCGGCGACCAGCAACACCCGATCGGCGAGGTCAAGCGACCACTGCCGGCCCGGCCGTCAGCGATCGCGTCCCCGCCACGCTCGGCGACCAGCCGCACCAGCCTGCGGAACTGGGCGGGCTGCAGCCCGGTGAACGGAAAGATCCACTCCTGGCGGGCCGCCGAAATCACCTGCACCCCCGACATGATCCACCATGGACCGATCCCCGAGTTACGAGACGTCCCTTAGATGCGGACGACAAGGCCCGGGGGCGGCAGTCGGTGTGTGGTGCGGTCCCTGCGGTTGGAATGTGACGGTGTGTACACCGCCTGGCGAGGTCAGGACCGACGGAGGCGTCGCTTACGCCGTCGCCGCCGGGCTCGACTACCTCCGGTCTCGGAAGCCTCGCGCGGCTGGCGCACCACGACCCTGGGCTTCAGCGGTCGTCCAGCGAGCATGCAGGCCACGGCGGTCATGGTGAAGGCCACGAGCCAGATGAACACCCCGGAAGGACCATCGACGTCGTCCGGCAGGCGTGGATCGACCAGGCCCTCCGGGTCCCGTATCACCGTGACCCGCGCGCCGACCTCGCCTTCGGGATTGTGGCTCGCACCGATCTCCGCGCCCGGCCACACGCCCAGCTCGCCGGGAATGCGTGTCCCCTCCGGATCCGCCAACGCGTAGTAGAGGTGGCGCCCCTTCTCCCTACCGTCGCGTACCTGCGTCACGGTGGCCTCGACCCGCTTGCCGCGCGCTTCGAGGACGGCGGTGTAAAAGCCCATCGCGCTGGCGAATATGAGCAGCCCGGACAAGAGCCACGCCAGGCACAGCATGCCCATGCGGGGAGGTTGTGCGGGGGCGGTCACGAGCGCCGCCGCCATCAAGGCGAGGCACCACAGGATCGTGCCCGGCAGGGCCGCCACGTCGGCGCGGATCCACGTGGTCGCGACCAAGGCGCCGCCGGCTGCCGACACGACGGTCAACACGCCCAGATACTCCGCGCCGAGCTGATTCACCGGCCGGAAATCGCGAATCAACACGAGCCGAAGTGTAGAGCGCCAGTACAACGCTGCACGGCGCGCGGGATTCGCTTCGCCGGCCGCTGGGTGGTGCAGTTAACTGAGGTTAGCGGTGAGTTACGAGACACTCCTTAGGTGTGTGGTTCGAGGAGGTCAATGCACCGACCATCCGGCTCGCCGCCGGTATTGACCAGCCTGTTGCCGGCGGGGATCTGCTCGCCACTGTGTGGCGCTACGTCGCACCGCAGGAGCCTCCTCCCGACGCCGGTGACCTCGGCGTTACGCTGCGGGCGTTCCATGGCCTCGGCGTCCCTCCGCTGCACCTGCCCGTGTGGGATCCGATCGACGACGCTCGGCGCCGGCTCGACGACGCCGAAGGGCTCGCCGACGGTGACCGAGACTATCTGCTCGCCTGGTGCGACCAGCTTGAACCTCGCCTTCAAGAGTTCGCGGCGGGCGTCGAGCCAGGACTCGTGCATGGTGACGCGCACGAGGAAAACTTGCTTCGCGACGTTTTCGGCAAGGTATTGCTGTTTGACTTCGATGCGACCTGCATCGGACCGTGGCAGGTCGACCTCGTTCCGCCTCCAGCGAACGAAGTTCGGTTCGGTCGTACTGATGGACACCGCAAACTGGCAGCCGCCTACGGTTACGACATCACTCAGGATCCATCCTGGCCCTTGTTGCAAGAAGCACGTGAACTGAAGATGATCGCTGCGGCCGTACCGCTGCTGTCCAGTGCGCCAGGCGTGGCTGACGAGTTCCAGCTACGGCTGCGATCAGTTCGCACCGGCGACACCGGCATGCGATGGACCGCGTTTGGCGATCTCCCACGCTGATGCCGCGGCCTTCCCAATTGACTACTGTGGCTTTAGCGACGCCGAGATGCTCGGCGTAGGCCCTGATGCTCATCCGCCACGCTTGACGAAGCACTGCTTCCTCTCGGCCTGTCCAACGCTTTACGATCGCCACCCCGGCTCCCTTCTCGTGGCGTGCTCTTGTAGGTATCTCCTCTGATTGAAAATGCGACGGCTTCCGCATCCTTTTGCTTCATTCACTGTCCCGGTGCACAAATTCTCGGTAGCCGGCGGCGTTGACAAGGCGCAGTTTCCGCAGTAGGGAAAGATTAAATCGCCTCTGAAGTGGATCCGTTTGCTCGTGCGTCTTGCTGCGTGGAGAGCCTGAGTTTCCTGGCCAGTCCATTTTGCAGTCATTGTGATGGGGCTGTCTCCCAGTGTAGGTCGGCGGACGCGTTCTTGATCATGACTGGCAGGGAGGCAGACTGGTACAAGACTAGTACAAGGCTGGTGCATCCTCCGGTTCCAGTAAGGCTGTCGGGCCGGCATGATCTTCATGGATGACGTGAACGTTCAGGTTGGGCTATGGAGCGCTGAGCGGGATTGTCGGCTCAGGCGGTGATCTAGCGCTGCGACAACGGATGATTGCGGTTTTGGTCAGCCGAATTATCGGCCGAGTGGCCAGCGTTGCCACTATCGGCTTTTCCAGGATGTGGCGACTCCCCGCGCTGCGAGCACTGCGAGCGGGGCTCCGGTAGTGACCATCCTGGCCGTCAAGGCCAGCAAGGTTGATTACCAGCAGAAACCAGGGGGAAGGGTGACGAGTTTCGAGAGCACTGCGAGACAGGGCTCCCGCGTGAGGACGCGTCGACTGGTCGACTGGCCCGTTCGGCTCAAGGCGGCACTGATCGTTGTGCCGATCGCGCTGGCGGCAGTGCTCTCGACGGGATTCGGTCTCTGGTCTTCGGTCGCGGAGGCAAGCATGGCGCAGCGCGCTGGGGACATGTTCGCCGCGGGTGGGGCCGCTGCGGAGGTGACGCAGCGGCTTCAGGTTGAGCGGATCGCTGCGGTGGGCCTGCTGCTGCCGGGCTCGACGGTCACTCCAGCCGCTTTCGAGCGTGCGGTTCAGGACACGGATCGTGCGGTGTCTCGGTTTCACGAGCAGCGTGACCGGCTTGATGACGTGCCGGAGTCTGTGCGACTGGTGTTGACCAGGGTGGACGCCGGCTTGGTGGACGTGGGGGCGCAGCGGCAGCGGGTGCGAGGCGATGGGCTGGTGTCGTTGTCGGCGGTGGCCTTCGGTTACCGCGGGGTGATTGCTGATCTTGATGACTTGCTGCCCGCGGTGGCGCAGAGCGGCGTTACTCCTCAGCTCGCTGACGAGATGCGCGCGGCGGTGGCGTTGTCGCGGGCTCGGGAGTCGGTGGGTCAGCAGCAGGTGGCGGTGTTGCAGGCGTTGGCGGCTAGGCGGTTGACCCCGGCGCTGCATGCCGAGATCGTGGCCGCCCGGTCCGCGCAGGACGAGGCGTTGCGTGAGTTTGACGCGTTGGCGCGGCCGTCGTGGCAGGCGTTGCTGGGTCGGACGCTGACTGGCCTGGACGTGCTGGCCGCCGTGCGGCTGGATGGGGCGGTGTCCGGCACGGGCGTGTATGAGCCGGTCCGGTTGGCGGGCGGCGCTGAGCAGTGGAGCCGCGTGATGACCACCCGGGCGGACCTGCTGGCCCAGGTGCAGTCGACCGTGAACGGTGACATCGAGGCTGCCGCTGATGACCTGTGGATGGAGCAGGTTCGGTCTGCCGCGCTCCAGGCCGCTGTGCTGATAGTGATGCTGGTCGTCGCCGTGGTCACCGCGGTGCGGGTGGCGCGGTCGCTAATCGGCCAGTTGTCGTTGTTGGAACAGGGTGCACGGCGAGTCGCGGACGTGGAGCTGCCGAGCCTGGTCAGACGGCTGCGGGCGACATCGGATCCTGCGTCGGCGCGTCGGTTGGCCGATGGCGCCGGTGGGGTGGCGGTGCCGGTCGTCGGTCAGGACGAGGTGGGCCGGGTCGCGGGTGCGTTCAACCTGGTGTTGCGCTCTGCGGTGGACGCGGCAGCGGATCAGGCGCAAAGTCGCGCCCTGGTCAGCGCGATGATCACCTCAGTCGGGCGGCGAGTGCAGGCGCTCACGGAGCAATTGCTGAACAGCATCGATCTCCTGGAGCGGGACGAGGAGGATCCGGATCGGCTGGCGATGGCGTTCAAAGCTGACCAGCTGGCGACTCGGTTGCGCCGCTTTGGGCTGAACCTGCTGACCGTCGCCGGTGGTGGCCTGGGACAGCCGCAGCGCGAGCCGGTGGAGTTGGGCGACCTGGTGAACGCCGCGTTGTCAGAGACCGAGGGGTTCGCCCGTATCAGGGTTGAGCAGCTGGTTGGGGTCGAGATCGATGCTCGTGCGGTCAATGCGGTCAAGTCCATCTTGGCGGAGCTGTTGGACAACGCGACCCGCTTCTCCGCTGACCAGGTGCGGGTGTCGTCGGGGTGGACGGGGCGTGACCTGCAGATCCTTGTGCTCGACTCCGGTCTCGGGCTGGGCGCGGAGCAGTTGGATCGTGCCAACGCGTTGCTGGCGAGCCCGGAGGTGGAGGTCACGGTCACCGACCAGATGGGCCTGGTCGTGATCTCGCGGCTCGCCCGCGAGTTCGGGGTCCGTGTGCGCCTGAACTTGACCCGACCGACTGGTATCACGGCTGAGGTGACCGTGCCGGCTGAGTACGTGACCCGTGTTCATGTGCGCGAGATTGTGGTGCCCAGCCAGGTTCAGCGCCACGCCCGTCCCGAACTCGTGCCAGCATCCCACCCGGTTGCCCCGGTGCAGCCTGTGGTTCCGGCGGTGCCGCGGACTGGCGACGGCTGGGCGGGCCCGACCCGGCCATTGCCGACGGTGCCGGCGCCACCGCCGGACGTGACGGTGGAGTTGCTGCCGGTGCGCCGTGAGCGGGCAGCACGGTCGTTGCCGGCGGGCCGGTCCCGTCCGGCGGACACTCCGGTGTTTCGTGAGGTCGCGGCCCGCTCGCCGTGGTTGTGGCCGCAGACCGACGACGCAAGCGCGTTCCACACTGCCGCTGACGCGGGCTGGCAGGCGGCGGCGTCCACCGCTGAGCCGGCCACGGATGGGCTTACGGCGTCTGGTCTTCCTCGGCGTCGCCCCCACGCGCACGTGGTGCCGGGTGGGCTGCCATCGCAGCGCGCCGGCTCCGAGTTTTCCGCACCGATCGATCCTGCGGCGATTCGCGCGCAGGTCGCCGGAACGATGCGTGGCCTGCGGGCCGCGTCTGTCACTCCTCCCCTCGCGACAGGAGAACGCTGATGAGCGTCACCACTACTGCCACACCCCGTAATCCGCAGCTTTCGACTGTGCTGGACGGGTTGGCGCAGCAGATGCCGGCCGTGGCGCACGTCGTCGCGGTGTCCGCGGATGGGCTGTTGCTGGCCAGCACCTCCGGCCTGGAGATTGACCGGGGCGACCAGCTCGCCGCGATCGTGTCCGGGCTGGTGAGTTTGGCCCGCGGTGCCACCGATCTGCTGCTGACCGGGGGTGTGCAGTTCCAGCTGCTGATGATGGCCGACGGGATCCTCGTCGTGCAGCAGGTGCCCGACGGCACGTCGCTGGCGGCGCTGGCCCGCGTCGACTGCGACCCGTCGCTCGTCGCCTACCAGCTGGCGGCGCTCGCGGCACGCATCGGTGAGCAGGCGAGACCGGGACCACGCGTGGCGGGCTGACCCAGGTGCCGGCGGTGACGAGCATGGACTTGGACCCGAGCGTGATTGACGGTCATGCCTCGGCGGTCACGGTTCTGGTGACCGGAGGCCCGGGGACGGGCAAGACCTGCTTCCTGCGGGCCGCGAGCCACGGCCACTTGGTGCTGGCTGGCCATCCGGGCAGCGTGTGGGAGGCCGGCTCCGCCACCCTGCCCACCGGCGTCACCGTCACCCTGCGCACCACCCCCGATCAGCGGCGCTGGTGGTGGATGTGGGACCAGCTCGCCACCGGCGTGTTCGGGGCTGTGGTGCTGGTCGACTCCACCCGCTTGGCGGCCTCGTATCCGGCGCTGGACTACCTCGACGCCCGCCGTCTGCCGTACCTGGCGGCGATCAACCGGCCCCTCGGTGGCGCGCGTAACCGCCGGGAGATCCGCGAGGCCCTGCGGGTCGCCGGGCGGGTGCCGGTCCTGACCTGCGACGCCACCGAGCCTGCCTCCGTCTTGGACGTCCTGCACCACCTCATCACCTCCATACCCGCCAGCTGTCACCCGCCTTCGACGCCCCTTCCTTCCTGACCAGCAATGCACTTGGACGAAAGGACTCCGACTCCCGTGACCCCTCAAAGAACCACCCGCCGGGCTCGGTGGCGCCTGGCTTTGGCCGCCGCCGTCGCTGCCGTGCTGCTCGCCGTCTCCGGATGCTCCGGGTCGAGCCTCGGCGGCTCGGACACCGCTGGTGGGGAGATCCGCATCGGCTTGATCGTGCCGAAGTCCGGTCCGTACAAGGCGATTGGCGATGACCAGGCGGCCGGGTGGCGGCTGGCGCTGGAGAAGCTGGGCGGCAAGCTCGGCGGCCGACAGGTGAAGGTGATTGAGGCCGACGAGGGCGACGGTAAAGCCACCGCGCTCGCGTCGGCGCGCAAGCTGATCGAGCAGGACAAGGTTCTCGCCTTGGTCGGCGGGGGCACCGCGGACACGGTGCAGACCTTGTATCCGTTGTTGAAGGAGTCCGGGGTGCCGCTGATCGGCACTGGCGGCCGGCCCTCCACGGTCGCCGATCCGACGTACCTGTGGTCGACGTCGTGGTTGAGTCAGGAGACTGGTGCGTCGATTGCCGGCTACCTGCGGCAGAAGGTCGGCGAGGGCCGGGTGTGGGTGATCGGCCCGGACTACATCGGCGGACGCGACCAGATCGGCGGGTTCGTCGACGCGTTCCGCAAGGCGGGCGGGAAGCTGGCCAACCCGGGCGGGGAGCCGACGTGGACGCCGTGGGCGCCGGCCCCGACCACTGAGTTCTCCCCGTACCTGACGAAGATCAAGAACTCTGGGGCGGCAGCTGTCTACACCTTCTACGCCGGCGCGTCCGCGATCGAGTTCGTCAAGCAGTACCGGCAGTACGGCGTCGATGTGCCGCTGTACGCCTCGGGGTTCCTCACCGAGGGCGCGCCGTTGGCGGCGCTGGGCGCGCAGGCGAAGGGCGTCTACACCGCGCTGAACTACTCGACGACGCTGGACAACGCGGCCAACCGGGACTTCGTGCGCCGCTACACGGCGGCCAACGACGGGCGCCTGCCGAACCTCTACCACGTCTGTTCCTGGGACGCCGCCCTCGTGCTGGACAAGGCCATCGCCGAAGCGCTCGCCCGCCCGGATGCCCCGGCGGCCACTCCCACCGCCACGACGTCACCGGTTTCCGGTAGCCCTGCGGCGGCCAGCTCCGCCGCGTCGGCCGCCGCGGCCGACGCGGCGGGCGGTGAGCTGACCTCGCGGTCGCTGCTGGCGGCGCTGTCGCGGGTCGGGTCGATCGACTCACCCCGGGGCCCCTGGCAGTTCGGACCGACCAACCACACACCCGTGCAGGCGTACTACCTGCGCGAGGTCGCCCAAGACGGGCAGGTGTGGGTCAACCGCACCGTGCAGACGCTCACCACCCTCGGCTCCTGAGAACGAAGGACAGACACGATGACCACGACCACCGCCGGCGAGCAGACCGCCGGGTACATGTTCGACAACGCCACCGACGAAGCCAAGAACCAGCTTCGCCACCTCGGGGAGATCCTCGACGCCGGCACCCGCCGGATCCTGGTCGAGGACGGCTTGGCGCCGGGCTGGAGCGTCACCGACGTCGGTGCCGGGGCGGGCACGCTGACCG
Protein-coding regions in this window:
- a CDS encoding MFS transporter; the protein is MLIRDFRPVNQLGAEYLGVLTVVSAAGGALVATTWIRADVAALPGTILWCLALMAAALVTAPAQPPRMGMLCLAWLLSGLLIFASAMGFYTAVLEARGKRVEATVTQVRDGREKGRHLYYALADPEGTRIPGELGVWPGAEIGASHNPEGEVGARVTVIRDPEGLVDPRLPDDVDGPSGVFIWLVAFTMTAVACMLAGRPLKPRVVVRQPREASETGGSRARRRRRKRRLRRS
- a CDS encoding ABC transporter substrate-binding protein yields the protein MTPQRTTRRARWRLALAAAVAAVLLAVSGCSGSSLGGSDTAGGEIRIGLIVPKSGPYKAIGDDQAAGWRLALEKLGGKLGGRQVKVIEADEGDGKATALASARKLIEQDKVLALVGGGTADTVQTLYPLLKESGVPLIGTGGRPSTVADPTYLWSTSWLSQETGASIAGYLRQKVGEGRVWVIGPDYIGGRDQIGGFVDAFRKAGGKLANPGGEPTWTPWAPAPTTEFSPYLTKIKNSGAAAVYTFYAGASAIEFVKQYRQYGVDVPLYASGFLTEGAPLAALGAQAKGVYTALNYSTTLDNAANRDFVRRYTAANDGRLPNLYHVCSWDAALVLDKAIAEALARPDAPAATPTATTSPVSGSPAAASSAASAAAADAAGGELTSRSLLAALSRVGSIDSPRGPWQFGPTNHTPVQAYYLREVAQDGQVWVNRTVQTLTTLGS
- a CDS encoding phosphotransferase family protein gives rise to the protein MWFEEVNAPTIRLAAGIDQPVAGGDLLATVWRYVAPQEPPPDAGDLGVTLRAFHGLGVPPLHLPVWDPIDDARRRLDDAEGLADGDRDYLLAWCDQLEPRLQEFAAGVEPGLVHGDAHEENLLRDVFGKVLLFDFDATCIGPWQVDLVPPPANEVRFGRTDGHRKLAAAYGYDITQDPSWPLLQEARELKMIAAAVPLLSSAPGVADEFQLRLRSVRTGDTGMRWTAFGDLPR
- a CDS encoding roadblock/LC7 domain-containing protein, which codes for MSVTTTATPRNPQLSTVLDGLAQQMPAVAHVVAVSADGLLLASTSGLEIDRGDQLAAIVSGLVSLARGATDLLLTGGVQFQLLMMADGILVVQQVPDGTSLAALARVDCDPSLVAYQLAALAARIGEQARPGPRVAG
- a CDS encoding ATP-binding protein; the encoded protein is MTSFESTARQGSRVRTRRLVDWPVRLKAALIVVPIALAAVLSTGFGLWSSVAEASMAQRAGDMFAAGGAAAEVTQRLQVERIAAVGLLLPGSTVTPAAFERAVQDTDRAVSRFHEQRDRLDDVPESVRLVLTRVDAGLVDVGAQRQRVRGDGLVSLSAVAFGYRGVIADLDDLLPAVAQSGVTPQLADEMRAAVALSRARESVGQQQVAVLQALAARRLTPALHAEIVAARSAQDEALREFDALARPSWQALLGRTLTGLDVLAAVRLDGAVSGTGVYEPVRLAGGAEQWSRVMTTRADLLAQVQSTVNGDIEAAADDLWMEQVRSAALQAAVLIVMLVVAVVTAVRVARSLIGQLSLLEQGARRVADVELPSLVRRLRATSDPASARRLADGAGGVAVPVVGQDEVGRVAGAFNLVLRSAVDAAADQAQSRALVSAMITSVGRRVQALTEQLLNSIDLLERDEEDPDRLAMAFKADQLATRLRRFGLNLLTVAGGGLGQPQREPVELGDLVNAALSETEGFARIRVEQLVGVEIDARAVNAVKSILAELLDNATRFSADQVRVSSGWTGRDLQILVLDSGLGLGAEQLDRANALLASPEVEVTVTDQMGLVVISRLAREFGVRVRLNLTRPTGITAEVTVPAEYVTRVHVREIVVPSQVQRHARPELVPASHPVAPVQPVVPAVPRTGDGWAGPTRPLPTVPAPPPDVTVELLPVRRERAARSLPAGRSRPADTPVFREVAARSPWLWPQTDDASAFHTAADAGWQAAASTAEPATDGLTASGLPRRRPHAHVVPGGLPSQRAGSEFSAPIDPAAIRAQVAGTMRGLRAASVTPPLATGER